A window of Phaseolus vulgaris cultivar G19833 chromosome 4, P. vulgaris v2.0, whole genome shotgun sequence genomic DNA:
TTGAAACTGAATTAAATTATATCAGTCTTATTAACATGATCAGAGGTGCTACACCCACTTAAATAtcaaaacattattaaatacatactcaaaaatagtttaaactataaatatatttaaacattataaaaaactaaaacacaCACAATGAgtgatatatttaaattatgaattttaatatcatttaattttgatattttttaactacattgctaattattttatataagatTGAATACCtaagtaaattaaaataattttattattacagtgaataaaaaaagttgatagataatcttgaaaatatactcaaactaaaaaatattcaaatttgttCAATTTTATAATGTTTAAACTTGATTATggattattatattattttttatatatatataatttataatgagACTTATTTAAGATTGAAcacataattatattaaaataaatatattattatactgaataaaaaaaaagttgatacAGAATCTTGAAAATAGATCAAAAAAATATAtggttcaattttttttgaatttttaaaattttataatgtttaaaaactaataatggattattataataatctttttatatacaatttatattgattaatttataattcataatgaatagtttctaatttttttaaagattaagtTCACAGTCTTTgggatattttaaaaaatctaaattaataataaaatgaacatTTATGAACAAAAATTATAAGGCATGCATgtcataacaaaaaataattatgataaaattattgtaaaaaattgaaaatttgaattttattatcatcatctaaacttgatatttttttagtgtatattttgtttaactttttaaatattttttaatttaaaattgaattgcTAGACATATCTAACAAGTAAAATGTACATGCTTGAACATAGTTTAAATTCAAAACTCATTGAATGGCTggtacataaataaaaattgagaaACACACTCAGATAATAAACTAAAAACACATTTAAAAGGAGTAAaatacataaaaagaaaaacttaaacACATTTACACACAAATCAACTAAAACATCCTAAAGACATTTAACTCATACACACAAGTTATAAACACACTCTATCTACATATACACACAAACACTTTCACCTATCTTACCCATATACCTTACATATACCTTTCATCTACCTTATTCAACTATTTTAACATACTTTTCACGACACCGTACAACAGAGTTTTTCACTCACAACACAGATAGTTATCTAAACAAAAATCtgaataaatattaattcaaaagaaaataaagtgaGGTGAGTATTGCaccaatttattttgaatttattctcataaatatttttataatatatttctttctcatatttctcatttttgttgttgtaagaTTTCGGTTTGAGGATTCATGAGGACAAACATTCCAATATTGACGTCCCTCCAAAGATATGGATTCCACTTCTCTTCAACCATATTACTCTTATTCTTGAATCATTTTTTTCAGATATCCATTTATGGTGTCTCTTGTTTAAAATAAATGCCCTAATGTATTATTTATCATGATACCACTCCCAACATTACCAGTTCAAAGATACATAAAAATGGCAACAGATGTAAATCACCAGAGAAGAAATGgcatttcaaaatatttgaGATGTATAAAAAGATATGAAGGTGCAAATAATAATTGCATTATCAAAGTTGGCTTAAAGATAAGCAACTAAAGtccaaatattttgttttcacaatacattctgttttttttttcttaaaaagatTAATGATTTGATTAAATATTTgagtaataattaaataatgtaattttatcttaaaatttattgaaatcattattatagagaatcattttataatttaataaaaaataatgtatttaatttaatttgttttttaatttaattttaatcttaaaatcataaaaaaaaaactggaccggtgcatttttaaaaaaaaaacttgtttaaaGATAATTACACAATAATTTAGGAATCAACTTTAAGGACAACCTGATATAGTTTGTTGATCCTCAGAGTGAATTATTGAAagtgtatgatttttttttaacttagttGCTTGTCTTTAGGCCCACTTTGATTACAATAAGGCAATTACATTTGcacctccatattttttttcatacaaGTCAAATGTTTTGAAATGACCATTTTTGGTTTGGTGATTGAACATATCTTTGTTATTATATACTTGAGAAACATACtcaaataataaactaaaaacaCACTTGTTGGTGagatataaataataacaaaattaaatagaGAGACTCTAGATAATAACATTTCAAagtttaacaaatttaaaataaattgaagcatatttttttttgtctattttcAAGATTCtgtatcaattttttatttattttattcaatataataatatatttattttaatataattatgtgTTCAATCTTACATATAATCtcattatttatattaactTTAGTTATAGGATATATCATTActtgttaaaattaattatgatttgtttaaatattttgagtcataattaactaatttaattttatcttgcattttttttattcataatcaatttaaaactgagtacaaaaatataaaaaaaagtaaattattatatacttttttatttgacTTTGATTTTGACCTTTAAATTATGAATTAGTGTAAGAATAAAacgaaaagtaaaaaaaaaaataagaaaaaaaattccaatgtttaatataattttttatttttaaattattattttttagttttatttgatttgtgtACTTTTAAGCTGTATCATTAAGTGTGTTTGTTTAAAGGTCtttaatataaaacataaataagtCACTTTTATTATTTGGTTGGAGAGAATAAAACACCACAAGAAATAAGTAAAGACAACTgtgataatttttaattttaacattaacaatatcatacaaataactttataaaaaaaatccaaacaagCAACATTTACAAGAGATAAATGTCCACTGTATACTGCAACTCTATGTTTCACAGTATCTATATGCAAGTTTCAAGCTGACTTTAGGAAATAGAGGTAAAGAATTAATATACAGACACAGTTGCTAAATCAAGCATCAAAACTATGCAGCTGCCACATCTCAAAGTAGCATTTCTGCTTCAAATGTTTTGTGAATAATTATTACACTCTACTGTATGTGAAAACTTTGATCAACTAATGAATGCAGCACTTCAATACTGAAGAAAGAATGTTTTTCACTGATATCCCTAAACTCTGTTTTTGAGACTTGATGTGAGGGTAAAGTCCCAAAACATGCTCTGGCATAAAATCATGGCGTGTTAGAATCCCAACAACTGGTGGTCTCTGCAACATGTAGAGATTGTCAGCATATTTTGCATCAGGTGAAGCAAAAGAAGTTGTAATGTTAAACTGGGAATGTTTTTGACTAAACAGCTTAACTAAGTACTTCTTCAATAAATTAGAGTTTATTCATAAGATAAGATTAATGGTGAATGTTATTGAGTTAagttaaaataagataaaaaaagagCTTATTATATAAGGAGGTCAAAGCTCATAAttcatttataaattcaaaagtttttttGAATGCCTCTTGGATCTAGTTTAGAATGTATACACCATCAATTTTGTCCTTAAACTATCACAATGTTCTTTAATGTAAAAAAGATTACTTGAGTTGTCCAAGAACTATTAAAAATCATGTTAAGTAAGACTCCAAATGTGCTTGAGACTAAATATTTATAGGTGGTCCGATAGTGGTACCTTGAAAAGGTCAACAAACTCTCACTATTATAAGCTCCAAATGACTATGATAGTATATTaaagagtggactttaagtctaactcaaccttataaaactgacttatgaggtgaggttttCATCACTTATGTACTATGAAATATAATCTCCAACAACTTAAGGACTAAAGTGATCAATATTCAATTCTTCATGAATTACTTCTATACTACTTTCATTACTTTTGAAACTGTTTATGAGAGGAGGTCATAATTCAAGGGAAAAAATTATGGTTTAGTCATTTTGGAATCTTCAAATAAACAGTAGAGACAGGGATGAAAACTGTTATGTTTACATGTGAAAGAATGCAGATGACAGATTCCAGTGAAGGCATAAATAACAGAAAAAGCATTATACATACCCCTTGGCTCTTTGGAACAACACACATGTGCCTGAGTCCATGTTGGCGGAAAATAATAGCAGCTTTGGCAAGTGGCATTGTCTCAACCACAGTGTAAGGAGATGCATTAGTTATGGGATGGAGATCAACATACATATCCATATCTTCCTCATCAATATCAAGATCCTCTAGTTTGATCCCCTTTCCTGATCCTGCCTTTCCAAAATCCAAAGCAGAAATTCTTTGGAAACTACTTTGATCTATGAAATTCTTATCATTTGAAAAAATCTTCTCCTTCAGCAACACTAGTAAATGAGACCTCAGTACAAGCCCACATAATTCTGGTGCATCTGTGAAAGGTGGTTCATCAATGACAGGAAACCCATTATGCCCTGTAGCACTCAAAGCATGCCATATAATCCCAACCTTTTCAATGCCAGAAAAGGTAATCAATGGACCTGAAACAACATCACCTGCAACTAAATTCTTCATGTAAGGTTCTGCATGAGCCTCCAAATAAGGAAGTCCTTTGATCTGAAGTATTAGATCATACACACCCTTGTTGAAGCTGTCAGCCACAGTTTTTGACACTAATAAGACCAACATCACAAGTGGAAGTAACAAGAGATCATTAGTGAGCTCAAGCAATATGACACAAATAGAAACTGTCATTCTCATGGTGCCACCAAGGAAGGAAGCTGCTCCAAGTAGGGCAAAGAGTCCTCTGTCAAGTGTTGTGATCAGTTCAAAGATCCGGCTAACAAGACGGCCATAGGTAGCACCAGCAAGTATCACAGGAATGAAGAGCCCAGATGGAATAGCAATACCATAAGTGATTATCCCAAGACAGTAAATAGTAGCAAAGTAGATAAACAGACTAGAAATATGAAACTCTTTGATTATCTTGGGACTGAACAGATTGCGAATAGCATCATCATTGGTGTTCAGAAAGAGGGAAGCAAGATCATTGTAGTAGCCTGGAGGGCATTGAAAGTTTTGGTATTCTCCAGACTCATCACTAGAGGGACAGGCTGATGTTGAATCAGAAGGACAGGGAATGCAGTGTGCAACCCATGGcaagaaataaaaacaacatgATGTCAAAAGAGCAATTGTCACAACAAGAGAGATTTTGAAAGCTGGACCTTTTCTGCCACAACACAAAGAAAAGGGTTATTAGTTATATTGTTAATACATTATATTATACTACAAAAGTACTAGTTTTTGGCTCTTGTGAAGTGAGAAAGTAAGGATGCATCTATCCTTAATTTAAAGGTACTCTAATTTAATAAGGGTAGATGCACCCtttttctctctcactttatagGTATGATGCAGAAAGTAAATGGCTAAGAACTATTTAACTTTGAATGTAAGACATACTCATTGACGATGCTATATGTTCGAACAACCTTATCGACAAGGTAATTATATATGCTTCCGAGAATTCCACCAACGGCTCCCAAAAGTAGTACTGCAAATATATCAACAGCACTATATGTTATATTGGCTGAACCAACATCATACATTATCAGACCACCTTCACCGAATAGCCCACATTTTCCTGTGGCACAAAACTGAATTGCAACTCTTAAAACAACAGCAACTACTGCAGTTGTGAAGAATGTCCTCCAAAGAAGTGCACTCCGCCACCTGAAGGTGTTCCACATAGAAAAAAATGTTCAGTTTTCTGAATGGCAATAGCTTAGATGAAGCAGAGtttcttttaaaaatcttttatatAGAAGGTGTATAACCTTTATTCAAAGAATAAACAGTTTAAGAGCACTTAATACATAAAGTGAGATATATTATGCAGGCATCATCTTCGTTTGTCCAAAGGAAAGAAACAAAAATCCTAATATTACATTTTGAGGCAAGGACTATGTTAGCATTAAAAACTCAGTAATTTCAAGTCCGAATTACCGCATTCGAGATATTGTGCGCATTGGAACTTGAAGTTCTATCataattttgtccttaaaaggtgTCTCACAGGGTTAAGGGGTGTATTTAAATTGCGTTTGACCTTGACTTCTAAATAAGTGATTATTGTATACCCGAACAAGTTTCATCAAGATGACTTCAGATTCTTCCTAATTTGGTAATACCATATTACTTAATCATCATAAATTATTAAACATAATGAATCTATTCATCAATTCATTGATCATCCTACCTAGTAAACCTTATTTCGTACACCAACACCAGCTCCATATGGTAACCGCTTAGTTGCCTgctttcttttcaatttttattctaTCAGACAGCCTACTAATTTTCATGCTATGTAATTCTAACATCTTAGAACTTATCCTCTTTACACACTAATGATTACACATTCAAGGTTACCATTCATGTCATTTAACTGCTTCTTTTCAATTAACTACTAATTTCCATGCTATGTAACTCTAACATCTTAGAAGTTACCCTCTTTACACACAAATGATTACACATTCAAGGTTACCGTTCATGTCATTTAACTGCTTTTCAATTAACATCTCTTTTTGATTTCCCATATCCCTTTGGAACAATACTATTTGAGACACAATCAGACACCTTCCtaggaaaaaaattcaaacctTGGTTCATTACCTTGTAAGGGACTAGCCCATTTGCTAGACACAACCCTTGTTGGTTTCTTTTCAATTAACATCTTATACTGCATATATTAGAATATAATATTTGTTGCTATTAAAAATTGGAGATTGCAGAGAATTTCTTTCTGTTAGAATTACAAATTTGCAACCTAAAGATACCATGAAGTTGGGACAGAGAAACTTTTTAGCAGAAATAGATACCATGAAGCTGCCTCTTCAAGGGCAAAGAGGACACCCCCTACTGGTGCACGAAAGGCAGCAGCAACACCAGCAGCTGCACCACAAGTAATCATGTCTCGCCGATCTCGGTCGTTTTTGAAAAATCTAAGCCAACTGCAAGTCAAGTGATACTTGCGAGATCCACCCTGTCCCAATAAAGAAGCTATGCATGCACCTGTATGTACCATAGGTCCCTCTTTGCCCACCACAAATCCAGCAGAAACTCCAAGGATGGAACCAAATATCTGTCACAGTTTTTCCATAGGTTTCATACAGAAATTTAATATTCACCAAGAAGTAAAAcatttcaatttgttcttaacactaaaaagagaagaaaacacTGGATGCATTAGGAACGAATCAACACAAGCTAAGTGCTGtggaaataaaaatgttgagTATGATTGAAAATACAAGAAAAGATAAGATCATCAATGAATATCTTAGAGACCACTGGAGTAGTACTTATTGaggaaaatatgaaaatttcacATATGATGGTTTGGCTCCGTGAGGAGAAGTCCTAAGTTAATCAGAAGGAAGATATCTCAATAAATAGAGGCAGAAGAAGATTAAGGAGTTAAGGACAATTCTAAGAGAAACACAGAAATAAAGAGTGAAGATCAGGATAAAAACTTCTTTTAGAACATTTGGGTTTTGAATTAACACAACAGCACATTTCATCCATGCTACACCTCTAGGCAAAAACATTTTGTTGTTGGGGTTCTATTCTCTAAAGAAATATTAACAACATTTTCAACATATATGATTATATGAAATTTATTATCCATTGCGAGTCAACTAGCTCAAGGAAAATAGCTTATATCTGTACAAGAaacaattatcttttgaatttgaTGGGCTATTTGTCATagtttattctattttttattcacTATCAGCACAGAGTgaggataatttttttattgctcAGCCATTGAAGCAGATATCATgtcaataaataaattcatcCCAAAGTTTAAGAGTAGACACTGGAAtggttttattttttctcttaacATTTAGTAAATTAGTATAGCTATGTCTATCTTTTCCATATTATTTTGCAGAAAAAAAAGACTAGATAGAAAAGGTAGAAAAATCAGTAAGAGAAACACCAAACATGTCACAATAAATAGTATGCATACAATAGCCTATCTTGAACAATTAAGAAACTGTCTTAACATTTCCTTGGTAATATCCCCTGGATTGAAGTATAGTAAAAGGCTTATTCATAAGATAAACTTCACTCTTCACTAAAATTCTTTTTATCTAAAATAGAAAGCTGATACTGTGTAGTTTTCATTTGTTCAAGAAGTTACTCAAACTTTATGTGTGCTCATGATGAGTCAAAAGAATGAGAGCGGAGGTAGATTTGCTTCTACTATAGTAGTGTTATTTACCTTTACAAAAAGGGTGCTGGGAGCCAATATATA
This region includes:
- the LOC137837782 gene encoding chloride channel protein CLC-c, with protein sequence MMEKEDDENYGDYERGIEIEGLLDGNEENGRYLSGLSDRSMAHTKPLLVKRINTTSQIAIVGANLSPIESLDYEIFYNEILKHDWRSRKKSQTIQYVVLKWGFALLIGLGTGLVGFFNSYAVENIAGFKLLMTTTLMSKNRYLEAFLAYAGVNICLAAAAAALCAFIAPAAAGSGIPEVKAYLNGVDAHYILAPSTLFVKIFGSILGVSAGFVVGKEGPMVHTGACIASLLGQGGSRKYHLTCSWLRFFKNDRDRRDMITCGAAAGVAAAFRAPVGGVLFALEEAASWWRSALLWRTFFTTAVVAVVLRVAIQFCATGKCGLFGEGGLIMYDVGSANITYSAVDIFAVLLLGAVGGILGSIYNYLVDKVVRTYSIVNEKGPAFKISLVVTIALLTSCCFYFLPWVAHCIPCPSDSTSACPSSDESGEYQNFQCPPGYYNDLASLFLNTNDDAIRNLFSPKIIKEFHISSLFIYFATIYCLGIITYGIAIPSGLFIPVILAGATYGRLVSRIFELITTLDRGLFALLGAASFLGGTMRMTVSICVILLELTNDLLLLPLVMLVLLVSKTVADSFNKGVYDLILQIKGLPYLEAHAEPYMKNLVAGDVVSGPLITFSGIEKVGIIWHALSATGHNGFPVIDEPPFTDAPELCGLVLRSHLLVLLKEKIFSNDKNFIDQSSFQRISALDFGKAGSGKGIKLEDLDIDEEDMDMYVDLHPITNASPYTVVETMPLAKAAIIFRQHGLRHMCVVPKSQGRPPVVGILTRHDFMPEHVLGLYPHIKSQKQSLGISVKNILSSVLKCCIH